In the Bacillus solimangrovi genome, TTCTCTCTATACAACTGAAGAGCGTTTCTTAGAAATCGCTGCCCTTCAAATTGATAATGTAATTCAACATCCATCAGATGAAACATACCAATTCCTGAATGAACAATTACACAAGCTATATAACTCACATGAAAGAGTGACTATCTTAGACTCAATGTACAAACATATCCCTGATTTCATGCCGTTACAGCTTGATTTACTCAACGAATATTTACACGATAAGCGTTATGTAGACGCTATTAATTTACTAAGTAAGCATAACTTCAAGCACTTAGACGTTAATAAAGTAAAAATTAAGCAACTATTTGATCAAAACCTCATCGACTTCAATCAAATAAATATCGAACGATTGAATCATATCCTCTTTACCTTATTTGCAGATGACCCAAAAACATTAAATAAGCTCGTCCATCAATGTGCAAAACAGTTATTACTACATCATGAACCAAGTTACCTTTTCAATTGGCTCAAACCAATCAAAGAATTAAGTCATTCACTCCCTGTCATTCGTAAAATTGAAAAAATGATAGCTATATGTGATGACCCTGAACAACAAGCTCAACTTGGTGAACTATATTGCGAGTTCGACCAAGTTAATAAAGCGATCGAATGTTATAAGTGGGAAATGGAATTGCGTCCTGAAGATGAGAAACCTGTTCATGCTCTAACAAATCTATATAGCTCATTAGGTATGAAAGATGAAGCAAATACTTATCAACAAATTCTACTTACAATGAGAAAAAGCAGTTAAAATCATTAACTATCATACTTCACCTACTTTCAGGGAATTTTAATTCATATAATGAACAGGAGGTGGAAGTATGAATACACTCGACCCGAAAGGCGTAAAATCAGGAGATGAAGTTTTTGTTATCTATCATAATCCTCATACAGCGTCCGTTGCTAATATAAAAAAAGCTGAAATCGTACAGCACCCTCATGAGCCAAATGGAGTTGCACTTTTCTTACATGAAACGTTTCATACGATTGAAGATGACGATGCCCTTTTCGCAACAGAACAAGATGCAGCACGTGCTTATGAAGATTTGTATAATGTGAAATATGATTAACATACATTTCATATCTGTTTCTTCATTATAAAAAAGCATGGTACCTCTATCACGAGGTCCATGCTCTTTTTTACGTCTCCATATCATTTAATGAATATTAATTTAAACCAAATATGCTTTCAATCGATTTGCTTCAGCAATAATTCTTTCTTCATCTATTGTCAAACATTCACCTGCACGAACGATCTCTTTACCATCAATAAATACATCAGATACATCGTGACCACTGGCTGCATACAACAAGTGAGAAGATGCAGCATCAACTGGTTGAAGATGTGGTTTATTTTTTGCATCAATCGTAATGAAGTCAGCCTTCTTGCCTTGTTCTAATGAACCTGTATGTGGCATGCCAATTGCCTTTGCTCCAATACGTGTACCTAGCTGTAATACTGTCTCTGCTGGTAGTTTTGTTGCATCATAATAAACTCCTTTTTGCAGAAGTGCTGCGATGCGCATTTCTTCAAACATGTCATAATTATTATTTGATGCAACACCATCTGTTGCTATCCCGACCTGAACATTTGCTTCTAACATTTTTACAATGTCTGCTATTCCAGATCCAAGCTTAAGGTTACTATTCGGATTGTGAGCAACACTTACACCATGTTCTCGTAACATCGCGCGTTCTTCATCATTTAACACGACTCCATGAGCAATTATCGTTGGTTGATCGAAAATACCTGTACGACGGACATGTTCAACAGGTCTAGCTCCGTAACGTTGCTCAATATCTTTAATTTCATAATTTGTTTCTGACAGATGAATATGCACCATAATATCATTTTCTTTCGCAATACGAGCACTTTCTTCTAATGCTTCAGGTGTACACGCATATGGACTATGTGGAGCAACCATTGTTGTCAAACGACCATCTGCATATGAGTTATACTTTCTAGCTACACGCTCGGCTTCCTGTAAATTTATTCGTCGATCCTCGTCCGTACCGCTACTGAAAATAGTATGTGAAAGTGCACCACGTATACCGACCTTATCAAGCTCATTCATAATTTCGTCTATATCAATACATACAGGATTATACATATCAGAAAATGATGTTGTTCCGCCCTTTAACATTTCCAATGCACCAAGTAACGTACTCACTTTACCAATTTCCTTTGTAAACTTCTGCTCAATCGGCCATATTTTTTCTTCTAACCAAGGTTGTAAGAGCATATCATCACCAATACCACGCATGATTGTCATATGGATATGAGAATGGGCATTCACAAG is a window encoding:
- a CDS encoding amidohydrolase family protein, with the translated sequence MKTAYINGSFFTMNDKFDVHDNGMMVTDNTDIIYIGEKNDDMLQRVDKVVDLDGKWVLPGLVNAHSHIHMTIMRGIGDDMLLQPWLEEKIWPIEQKFTKEIGKVSTLLGALEMLKGGTTSFSDMYNPVCIDIDEIMNELDKVGIRGALSHTIFSSGTDEDRRINLQEAERVARKYNSYADGRLTTMVAPHSPYACTPEALEESARIAKENDIMVHIHLSETNYEIKDIEQRYGARPVEHVRRTGIFDQPTIIAHGVVLNDEERAMLREHGVSVAHNPNSNLKLGSGIADIVKMLEANVQVGIATDGVASNNNYDMFEEMRIAALLQKGVYYDATKLPAETVLQLGTRIGAKAIGMPHTGSLEQGKKADFITIDAKNKPHLQPVDAASSHLLYAASGHDVSDVFIDGKEIVRAGECLTIDEERIIAEANRLKAYLV
- a CDS encoding transcriptional regulator SplA domain-containing protein, with product MNTLDPKGVKSGDEVFVIYHNPHTASVANIKKAEIVQHPHEPNGVALFLHETFHTIEDDDALFATEQDAARAYEDLYNVKYD